Proteins encoded together in one Falco peregrinus isolate bFalPer1 chromosome 2, bFalPer1.pri, whole genome shotgun sequence window:
- the LOC101910397 gene encoding glycerol-3-phosphate acyltransferase 3 isoform X1, with protein sequence MEEAIAGHCQGCFNLADVMYFSKKGCEAVAEDEVTQRFSSEELVSWNLLSRTNADLHHVSWQLTIVWVVGILIRYCLLVPFRICLSVFSILLLVLVTTVVGRFPNGRIKCWLSNQVQMICATLGVRCVGGLVHFHNRENKPRGGGICVANHTSPLDVLILASDGCYSLVGQAHGGLLGLIQKSCMQTSQHVLFERSEMKDRHLVRKKIREHIADKAKLPILIFPEGTCINNTSVMMFKKGSFEVGGTIHPVAIKYDPRFADAFWNSTKYSMMTYAFNVMTSWAIVCNVWYLPPMIKEEEEDAVHFANRVKAVIAARGGMSVLPWDGGLKRKKVKESFKEEQQKKYCQIVIENGSVGNRNVC encoded by the exons ATGGAAGAGGCGATTGCTGGCCACTGCCAAGGATGCTTCAACCTTGCTGATGTTATGTACTTCTCAAAGAAGGGGTGTGAGGCAGTTGCAGAAGATGAAGTCACCCAGCGGTTCTCCTCTGAGGAGCTGGTGTCCTGGAATCTCCTCAGCAGAACCAACGCTGACTTACACCATGTCAGCTGGCAACTGACCATTGTGTGGGTCGTTGGGATCCTAATTCGGTATTGTCTTCTGGTGCCTTTCCG CATCTGCTTGTCTGTTTTCAGCATTCTCTTGCTGGTCTTAGTCACTACGGTAGTAGGACGGTTTCCGAATGGCAG AATTAAGTGCTGGCTGAGCAACCAGGTTCAGATGATATGTGCCACATTAGGTGTCCGATGTGTGGGTGGTCTTGTTCATTTCCACAACAG GGAAAACAAACCACGAGGAGGAGGCATCTGTGTTGCCAACCACACATCTCCATTAGATGTTCTAATCTTGGCAAGTGATGGATGCTATTCTTTG GTTGGCCAGGCACATGGAGGGCTTCTGGGACTCATTCAAAAATCTTGCATGCAAACCAGTCAGCATGTTTTGTTTGAACGCTCAGAAATGAAAGATCGTCATCTGGTGAGGAAAAA AATTAGAGAACACATTGCAGATAAGGCCAAATTACCCATTTTAATTTTCCCAGAAG GTACGTGCATAAACAACACATCAGTAATGATGTTTAAGAAGGGAAGCTTTGAGGTAGGAGGGACCATCCATCCAGTAGCAATCAAG TATGACCCCCGCTTTGCAGATGCATTCTGGAACAGCACAAAGTATTCCATGATGACCTATGCTTTTAATGTGATGACCAGCTGGGCTATTGTCTGTAATGTGTGGTACCTGCCACCGATGATCAAAGAG gaagaagaaGATGCTGTTCACTTTGCCAACAGAGTCAAGGCTGTCATTGCTGCTCGAGGAGGAATGTCTGTGCTTCCTTG GGATGGgggactgaaaaggaaaaaggtcaAAGAGTCTTTCAAggaagagcaacagaaaaaatattgccAGATAGTAATAGAAAATGGATCTGTgggaaacagaaatgtttgttaa